The following coding sequences are from one Paenibacillus sp. JDR-2 window:
- a CDS encoding helix-turn-helix transcriptional regulator yields the protein MLSVNMELIPTVTFLGFVAYTSPWIHFKRNVDEYILYIIKSGELHIEENGERYVLRRGDVFMLEPNLDHEGFEKHVCDYYYIHFKHPDIQTVHIEDMESYARSFFLEDQEPEAGCSHGFPKHFNLANVNVRSQAYNHLNEMGQLYLRKNYNRSMTALKLAELFVQLSRAYLAEHLQSARKRTTKGEATAYELLDYIHQHYPDKITGSDIEARFDCNFDYLNRIFNKITGCSITHYVNKVRVNRARELLEKTHMTIGEVAELVGFSDIYYFSKVFKKYVGLSPAYYKGTR from the coding sequence ATGCTGTCCGTAAACATGGAGCTTATTCCTACCGTTACGTTTCTTGGATTCGTGGCTTACACCAGCCCGTGGATTCACTTCAAACGAAACGTAGACGAATATATTCTGTACATTATCAAAAGCGGAGAGCTGCATATCGAAGAGAATGGCGAGCGTTACGTATTGCGCAGAGGGGACGTATTTATGCTGGAGCCGAATCTGGATCATGAAGGGTTCGAGAAGCATGTATGCGACTATTATTACATTCACTTTAAGCATCCGGATATTCAAACGGTGCATATCGAGGATATGGAGAGTTACGCGAGGAGCTTCTTTCTGGAGGATCAGGAACCGGAGGCCGGCTGCAGCCATGGCTTCCCGAAGCATTTTAACTTGGCCAACGTAAACGTGAGAAGTCAAGCGTACAATCACCTGAATGAGATGGGGCAGCTATACCTGCGGAAAAATTATAACCGCAGCATGACGGCCCTCAAGCTGGCGGAGCTGTTCGTCCAGTTGTCCCGCGCTTATCTTGCGGAGCATCTGCAAAGCGCAAGGAAACGGACCACCAAAGGGGAGGCTACCGCTTACGAGCTGCTTGATTACATCCATCAGCATTACCCGGACAAAATAACGGGCTCCGATATCGAAGCCCGCTTTGATTGCAATTTCGATTATTTGAACCGGATCTTTAACAAGATTACCGGCTGCTCCATTACGCATTACGTCAATAAAGTAAGGGTGAACCGGGCCCGGGAGCTGCTGGAGAAAACGCATATGACCATCGGCGAGGTCGCCGAGCTGGTTGGCTTCAGCGATATTTATTATTTCAGCAAAGTGTTCAAAAAATACGTCGGGCTTTCCCCTGCTTATTATAAAGGGACAAGGTGA